Proteins encoded in a region of the Armatimonadota bacterium genome:
- a CDS encoding Fur family transcriptional regulator: MDKSRLTAELRGAGLRATAPRRAVIRVLEDAGEHLSAEDIHRALAENGVRIDLSSVYRTLALLVRLGLVRPVGPAERHGHFEVGHEEQVHLTCACCGGVIEAALPRGAQVERAVTALARSRGFGLTEFTIEANGECAACRRRSRKRSERRAPARAAVGAAAASPARSEE, encoded by the coding sequence GTGGACAAGTCGCGGCTGACGGCGGAATTGCGCGGCGCCGGTTTGCGGGCGACGGCCCCCCGGCGGGCGGTGATCCGGGTGCTGGAGGATGCGGGCGAGCATCTCAGCGCCGAGGACATCCACCGGGCGCTGGCGGAGAACGGGGTGCGGATTGACCTGAGCTCGGTGTATCGCACGCTGGCGCTGCTGGTGCGCCTGGGGCTGGTGCGGCCGGTCGGGCCGGCGGAGCGCCACGGCCATTTCGAGGTCGGACACGAAGAGCAGGTGCACCTGACGTGCGCCTGCTGCGGCGGGGTGATCGAAGCTGCCCTCCCCCGCGGCGCGCAGGTGGAGCGGGCCGTGACGGCGCTGGCGCGCAGCCGGGGCTTCGGCTTGACCGAGTTCACCATCGAGGCCAACGGCGAGTGCGCGGCCTGCCGCCGGCGGTCGCGCAAACGAAGCGAGCGACGGGCGCCGGCGCGCGCGGCGGTCGGCGCAGCCGCGGCATCGCCTGCACGGAGTGAAGAGTGA
- a CDS encoding FeoB small GTPase domain-containing protein — MSVDLLRRVTSALRPRSSCHRPRAVGDGRAKAKLLIVGSPNVGKSVVFNRLTGSYVTVSNYPGTTVELSRGRGRIGATEFEVVDTPGMYSLSPITAEERVTRGMLIEERPDIVLQVVDAKNLRRMLPLTLELLEAGVPLVLDLNVMDEAEELGISIDTAGLERELGIPVAATVSTTGRGIGALRQKLADYVCDTVRDR, encoded by the coding sequence GTGAGTGTGGACCTGCTGCGACGGGTGACCTCAGCCCTGCGTCCGCGCAGCTCCTGCCACCGACCGCGGGCGGTGGGAGATGGCCGGGCGAAGGCGAAGCTGCTCATCGTCGGCAGCCCCAATGTCGGCAAGAGCGTCGTCTTCAACCGGCTGACCGGTTCCTACGTCACCGTCTCCAACTACCCGGGCACCACCGTCGAGCTCAGCCGCGGGCGCGGTCGCATCGGCGCCACCGAGTTCGAGGTGGTGGATACGCCGGGCATGTACTCGCTGTCCCCCATCACCGCCGAGGAGCGCGTCACCCGCGGCATGTTGATCGAGGAGCGGCCGGACATCGTCCTGCAAGTGGTGGACGCCAAGAACCTGCGCCGCATGTTGCCCCTGACCCTGGAGCTGCTGGAGGCGGGAGTGCCGCTGGTCCTCGACCTCAACGTCATGGACGAGGCTGAAGAGCTGGGCATCAGCATTGACACTGCGGGGCTGGAGCGCGAGCTGGGCATCCCGGTGGCGGCGACCGTCTCCACCACCGGGCGCGGCATCGGGGCCCTGCGCCAGAAGCTGGCCGACTATGTCTGCGACACCGTCCGCGACCGTTGA
- a CDS encoding ABC transporter permease, with translation MRIVALLRIAFRELWGHRLRSLLTMLGIVFGVGSVIAMVSIGGGARYEALEQIKHLGVDVARVHRRALTGDIAIQAAKQSPNGLTYGDAVALRDLCGFAREVVPVCRVFADAAAKDEQVPARVMGSTAAYARVSRLQAVRGRFIQDWDVEQAARVCVLGAKVKRLMFPLRDAVGETISLSNQEFRVVGVLEERRVAAAGESLALADINEDIYLPITTAMDYFPIYLEQAMPPDADSLFQAWRRLAVRPPLDERSITSLIMQVSHPDQTAEAARVIRNVLDRRHQHIPDYEIMIPVELLRQRQQAQRIFNIVMGAIASISLVVGGIGIMNIMLATVTQRAREIGIRRCTGANKLDIVGQFLIEALVLTGIGALLGIGVGIALATTISSYARWKTIVSADAVVISVVVAALTGLIFGLYPAIRAAAIQPVEALRAE, from the coding sequence ATGAGGATCGTCGCCTTGCTGCGCATCGCCTTCCGCGAGCTGTGGGGGCACCGGCTGCGTTCCCTGCTGACCATGCTCGGCATCGTGTTCGGCGTGGGTTCGGTCATCGCCATGGTCTCCATCGGGGGCGGTGCGCGCTATGAAGCTCTGGAACAGATCAAGCACCTGGGGGTGGATGTCGCGCGGGTGCACCGCCGGGCGCTCACCGGGGACATCGCCATCCAGGCGGCCAAGCAGTCGCCGAACGGCCTGACCTACGGCGATGCGGTGGCGCTGCGCGACCTGTGCGGGTTTGCGCGCGAGGTGGTGCCGGTGTGCCGGGTTTTCGCCGACGCCGCGGCCAAGGACGAGCAGGTGCCGGCGCGAGTAATGGGCTCCACCGCCGCCTACGCGCGCGTCTCCCGCTTGCAGGCCGTCCGCGGCCGCTTCATCCAGGACTGGGATGTCGAGCAGGCGGCGCGCGTGTGCGTGCTGGGAGCCAAGGTCAAGCGCCTTATGTTCCCGCTGCGCGACGCGGTCGGCGAAACCATCAGCCTCAGCAACCAGGAGTTTCGCGTGGTGGGCGTGCTCGAGGAGCGCCGCGTCGCCGCCGCCGGAGAGAGCCTGGCCCTGGCCGATATCAACGAGGACATCTACCTGCCCATCACCACTGCCATGGACTACTTCCCCATCTACCTGGAGCAGGCGATGCCGCCCGACGCGGACTCCCTGTTCCAGGCCTGGCGGCGACTGGCCGTGCGCCCCCCGCTCGACGAGCGCTCCATCACCAGCCTCATCATGCAGGTCTCCCATCCCGACCAGACCGCGGAGGCGGCGCGCGTGATCCGCAATGTCCTCGACCGCCGCCACCAGCACATCCCCGACTACGAGATCATGATCCCCGTCGAGCTGCTCCGCCAGCGCCAGCAGGCGCAGCGCATATTCAACATCGTCATGGGGGCCATCGCCAGCATTTCCCTGGTCGTCGGCGGCATCGGCATCATGAATATCATGCTCGCCACCGTCACCCAGCGCGCCCGCGAGATCGGCATCCGCCGCTGCACCGGCGCCAACAAGCTCGACATCGTGGGCCAGTTCCTGATCGAGGCCCTGGTGCTGACCGGCATTGGCGCCCTGCTCGGCATCGGCGTCGGCATCGCGTTGGCGACGACCATCTCCTCCTACGCCCGATGGAAGACCATCGTCTCCGCCGACGCCGTCGTCATCTCCGTCGTCGTCGCCGCGCTCACCGGCCTTATCTTCGGCCTCTACCCGGCGATCCGCGCGGCCGCCATCCAGCCGGTCGAGGCCCTGCGCGCCGAGTAA
- a CDS encoding HlyD family efflux transporter periplasmic adaptor subunit, giving the protein MPGWRPFPSPRLTTGLKRTVYALLWLGALALVIAAGISYAVERYQREQREQVPFVATTPVRQGDFVIYADDVGALEAEESVAVKAETQGQVIAVAPNGALVRKDDVIVSLDAPRMQLAADEAERSVVRATDNIATTQHDRDGDVRRAELALEKARTDQEQARVKADAQQRDRQAQFEFDQQVLAEEEKRQENKRRQAEKGLLTKDDVRRAELALAERRFALDKERAQLDLEQAKAQSEALTKESEVRMAQSALERAKSRRDDDVKQAQVELKTQQEQLQRAREDVAKALIRAPKAGMVALAQQSSWGGDEHLLQEGDQVRTNRTVAQIIAPDQMQVVLQLSQRVGPLMRRGQRSIVWVHGLPGQQFPGKVTAVAAFASQGDISAGPGRGERTFRTCIHITKFQPGLLKPGMRATARIVIAELKDVVSAPLACVFTRGVGKRQRHVVWVREGKRFRQATVKLGQANQEAVIIESGVRAGARIALRDLEADLPRLRQAAARGEAAR; this is encoded by the coding sequence ATGCCGGGCTGGCGACCATTTCCTTCGCCGCGGCTCACGACCGGCCTGAAACGAACGGTGTACGCGCTGCTGTGGCTGGGCGCGCTCGCGCTCGTGATCGCAGCCGGCATCAGCTACGCGGTCGAGCGGTATCAGCGCGAGCAGAGGGAGCAGGTCCCGTTCGTGGCCACGACCCCGGTCCGCCAGGGCGATTTCGTCATCTACGCCGATGACGTGGGGGCGTTGGAGGCCGAGGAAAGCGTGGCGGTCAAGGCCGAAACCCAGGGCCAGGTGATCGCGGTGGCCCCCAACGGCGCCCTGGTCCGCAAGGACGACGTGATCGTCTCCCTCGATGCGCCGCGCATGCAGCTCGCGGCCGACGAGGCGGAGCGCAGCGTGGTCCGGGCCACAGACAACATCGCCACCACCCAGCACGACCGGGACGGCGATGTGCGGCGAGCGGAGCTTGCACTGGAGAAGGCCCGCACCGACCAGGAGCAAGCGCGGGTCAAGGCCGACGCCCAGCAGCGGGACCGGCAAGCCCAGTTCGAGTTCGATCAGCAGGTGTTGGCGGAGGAGGAGAAGCGCCAGGAGAACAAGCGCCGCCAGGCCGAGAAGGGTTTGCTGACCAAGGACGACGTGCGCCGGGCGGAGTTGGCGCTGGCGGAGCGGAGGTTCGCCCTCGACAAGGAGCGCGCGCAGCTCGACCTCGAGCAGGCCAAGGCCCAGAGCGAGGCCCTGACCAAGGAGTCCGAGGTGCGCATGGCGCAGTCCGCCCTCGAGCGCGCTAAGTCCCGCCGGGACGACGACGTCAAGCAGGCCCAGGTCGAGCTTAAGACACAGCAGGAGCAGCTCCAGCGCGCCCGCGAGGACGTCGCCAAGGCGCTCATCCGCGCGCCCAAGGCGGGGATGGTGGCGCTGGCCCAGCAGTCTAGCTGGGGCGGCGACGAACACTTACTCCAGGAGGGCGACCAGGTGCGGACCAACCGGACGGTGGCCCAGATTATCGCCCCCGACCAGATGCAGGTGGTGCTGCAGTTGTCGCAGCGCGTGGGGCCGTTGATGCGGCGTGGGCAGCGGTCAATCGTGTGGGTGCACGGCCTGCCGGGGCAGCAGTTCCCCGGCAAGGTCACCGCGGTGGCGGCGTTCGCCAGTCAGGGCGACATCTCCGCCGGCCCGGGGAGGGGGGAGCGCACCTTCCGTACCTGCATCCATATCACAAAGTTCCAGCCCGGCTTGCTCAAGCCCGGGATGCGGGCCACCGCGCGCATCGTCATCGCCGAGCTCAAGGACGTGGTGAGCGCGCCTCTGGCCTGCGTCTTCACCCGCGGCGTGGGCAAGCGCCAACGCCACGTGGTGTGGGTGCGGGAGGGCAAGCGCTTCCGCCAGGCGACGGTCAAGCTCGGTCAGGCCAACCAGGAGGCGGTGATCATCGAGAGCGGGGTGAGGGCGGGCGCCCGCATCGCCCTGCGCGACCTGGAGGCGGACCTGCCGCGACTGCGCCAGGCGGCGGCCCGAGGCGAGGCCGCGAGATGA